The DNA segment ACAGGCAACCAATACAGAATTCATTTTATTCAGAGCACTGCTTTCACATGAGTTATCTGAAAGTGAATTCTGATTCAGCAGAAAAATACATCATTctcattctttcctctcttcacCCCCACTTTCAACATCCTCTCCTTCCCTGTATATTTGGTTGAATTGAGTCTCATTCGTTGACCGGCTCTACCTGGACTTGGCCCAGTATAAACACAAAAATGCACCCAAATCATAAAACTGCTCTTCTttcagttatgttttatttgcaaGTGTACTGGGACACATCCCCCTGTTGTATTTTGGCGCACAGAAGTGGTTCTGATAGaagtgaggaggaaggaaagataatAGAGCAAAGACACAACCAAGGAAAAAGCTCAGCAGACATACATGGACAGGTAGATCAATCTGTGAGACATTTCAGGATTAACACTGGCAGTCTGTAACCACTGTGGGAGTGTGtgcattaaagaaaatatttacagtaatgttccttttttccttttcctctaaaTACAAGAATATGACAAGAATGTTGTGTTTTCGGTGAAAACAGGCAGTAGACTGTGAAATCACACTATCCACAAAACGGTCTATCAGGAAGCTAGCCCAGTTTAGTGCTCAGTTTCAAATGCATAGAATGTTTGCGCTGCAAACAATGATATAcaacataattaaataaataatgcctAACCAGAGTGAGACCTAGTTGTGTTTCTTTCTGCACCTTTCAGATCATGCATGATTTCAGTCTTGTTAAATggcaggttttttgtttctcatttgttttcaatttttacttCTTATTAAAGGATAGTTTATAAACCATCTCCGCCCGAGATCAAAAGAGTGTTTTGTGCACCACGCAGGCATTTTACCTAACCACCTTcaactgttttctcattttttaaaaaacccatcaGCAGTTCATAAAGTACCTTGATAATTACTATGAAGTACTATACATGATTTTCTATTTGGGAGACTGATAGTGCAAATTAAAATTCTTGCTACCCAACATTTTCCCCAGCAATAAATTActtctgaataataataatagtaataataataataataataatgaaacagtTGTTctgcttccccccccaccccaacatgcAGACCCTTTTGAAACAAACAGAGGGCTTTAAACCTGTCTTCCTCTCATCTGGGATTTAGTTGATTTTCTCACAGCCAAGTCCTGCTCCAAGTGAAAGCAGAAACTTCTCAATATTTCAATGATTTCATGTTCtccaagagagaaggaaaggggacCTAGAAGAGCAAGATGGGTCCAGTTCTGTGGAGAAAATGGGACAGAGCATCTTTCCTACTATCTGCCACCCCATCAGTCCATTTGAatcaataggggaaaaaaaatcagtagatagttaaaaataaaacgctcaaaaaataaataaaagggcaagTTTTATGAGTGAGGGGAAAAGCTTATTTTGAAATAGTCTGTTCTCAAGATCTTAGATGTAAGagcaaaaatggaaagagaaaaacctgTTTAAAACggttttgttttcttagaataaaatatttatttcggAGCCCGTAATTTCTGCCTTTTAGTCGGCTCAAAGACTGCGGCTCTCTCTCCCTCAAGACCCCCACCCAACCCTTCAGGCCTGATCCCTGGAAAACCTGGACTTCACCTAAACAAGCACCCACCCACCAAGCCCTTCAGCTGTGTTCCCACCCACTTTTTGGCTAAGGAGAGCAGCCATCGGAGTCTCattggaaaagggaaaataaatcaaagaggactTGGATGGGGTATGGGCGAGACTTAGAAGGAAAACGGAATTAAACACACAGAACAATTAGCTTCGCTACCCGAGAATTTCACCTTTTGGTTGGTCTGGTTTTCGATTTTTGACTCAGTTCATGTGTGTAGGGCTGGGGCGGTGATAAGAGTGGtggtggtcttttttttcctctgggggggggagggatgaaGCTGCAGAATACGGCTCTCCGAAGTTAAATTTCtaaagcattttttcccccttggcttttctgttttgttttagtttgtctTTATTTGTCTAGTTTTTGGTGGTtggtaggttttttgtttttgctttttgtacaTAGTTCCTTGGTCCCCAGGAGATTTTGATAAGTGTCTCTGGTCAAAAACAGTCCATTTCCCTAACCTTCCCGCGTGTacccccccaccctctcccccagaACCATCCTGCTCCTCAAAACCCCTCCTCCTGTCTCCGCTTTCCTTCCCTTCACTCCCCGCTCTCCCAAATGctcctcttctccccccacccttctCTCCTGTGTCCACACCATGCACCCCAGTCCTCCAGGCTGGGGGAGGATAAGGGCAGGGTGAGCAGAGAGGAGGTGGAGAACACTCAAGAAGGGACTCCCCAAATGCAAGCAGGATAACAACGGACACTCTGAATTCGAGGAGGAGAAGCAGGCCCGAGGAAAGCTCCCCGAAATGCCCCTCCACCTCCCCGTTCCGCCCCGCCCGGTACCTCCCATCCCCCTCAGTAAGTGGCGGAGAATTTCATCCGCTTCTGCTTCTGTCTCTGGTTGCAAAACCACACCCGCACCACGTTCTTTTTGAGGTCCAGTTTCTCGGCGATGGCGGCGATCTTCTCGGACGAGGGCCGGGGCTGTACCGCGAAGTAGGCCTCGAGGGAGCGCTTCTCCGGCGCGGCGATGGAAGTCCGCTTGCGCTTCTTCTCGCCGCCGTTGAAGAGCTCGGGCTTGTTCATTTTCTCGCGCTGCGCGCCCTCGGCCTCCTCCAGCCACGCCTGCAGGATGGGCTTGAGCGCGATCATGTTGTTGTGTGAGAGCGTGAGCGACTCGAACCTGCAGATGGTGCTCTGGCTGAGCGAGCCCACGCCCGGGATCTTGAGGTTGGCCAGCGCCGAGCCCACGTCGGCCTGCGTCACGCCCAGCTTGATGCGCCGCTGCTTGAAGCGCTCGGCGAACGCCTCGAGCTCGCGCGGGTCCGTGTCCGAGTCGCAGATGGACGCCAGGCCCGCCGCGCCCACCACGGCCGCCGCTGCCGACGCCGCCGCCACCTgccccgccgccgctgccgccgccgccgccgccgcgccgtggtgcgccgccgccgccaccagcCCGGGGTGCGGCAGCCCCGACGGCATGTTCAtggcggccgccgccgccgggtGCGACAGGTGGCCCAGGCCGTGCATGTGCGGGTGCGGATGCGCCGAGCCGCCCAGCAGCCCGCCGCCCGGACCCCCACCGCCTCCCCcagggccgccgccgccgccaccgcccccggggccgccgccgcctgggccgccgccgccccccgggccgccgccgccccccggGCCGTCGTGggcgctgccgccgccgcccgccgcgcCCGCGCCGCCCGCTCCGGCCATGAGCGCGAGCGAGGGCGACGAGATGTGGTCCAGCAGGTCACCAGGCTCGAGCGcctggtggtgatggtggtggtggtggtggtgcgcCAGCGGCACGGTGGACGTGGACGTGCATGGCACGCTGTTCATCGTGTGGTACGTGGCGTCCGGCTTGAACGGGTGGCTCTTGCCTTGGGACACGGCGATATCCACGGCCGCTAGCGCCTCTGCCCGCGCCAGCAGCGTTTCGTCTAGGCTGGCGAAGAGGTTGCTCTGCAGCTGCAGGCGacacaaaccaaaccaaaaaaaaccacaaaaccaaaaaagcaaaaacacaaaacaaaaccacacacgAGTGGGAGAGCACAACAGGCAAAAGGCAAAcacaaaacaaccaaaataacAACAGGGGTGGGGATAGTGGCGACCGGGAAAGACAGAATAGGGACACATTGGGGATGAGACAGGGGGGTCAGATGAGAAAGGACGGgagtgtggggagaggggaagatgCAGAGGAGAATGGCACACAGGAACACATTCGGGGGACAGGCGTGGGAGAcgaaaaaggagggggaaagaagaagaaatggagatGTAACTCGCAGCTGGGGACCCGTGTCACGCACCCGAACACGCACAGAGACCGCCTTTCCAAGGCATGAAATTATCAGAGAAAGTGGAGGGAAGTCGAGAGTCATGGCCCCAGCGCTCCCCACTCCGATCGCCGGCGCCAGACACCGAGGCAGAGGCGACGGAAACAGGACACTAAGCGCCACTGTACAAAGCGTGCTTCGCAGCGGGATTCTTCTAAAAATCCCTTCCCGCACCGGGACCTGGGCACACATCAGCACCCGACATGCAGCGTCTCTGAGACTGGGAGGGGCCGGGCGCGCGGGCCAGGTCCGCGGGCGTGGGGCGCTTACCGGCGGCGTGGGCAGGCAGGCCCGCCGGATGGCCTCGGAGCTGGAGTGCAGCGACGGGTACTTGTGCTCAGGGAGGGTAGGATGCATGGCAAAGTGAGGCTGCTTGCTGTTCATGGACATCATCTTGATGGCTTGGCATGTAAATCCACAAACACTCCGAAAGTCCGCGGGAAAGTGCGCACGCTGGCTCCCCCGGCCTCCCTTCGGAGGCTGCAGCCGTAGCGGCTAGCGGCGCGGAGCCGGTGGACGCGCCGGGGGCCGCTGCTGCttctgccgccgccgctgccgcccggCGCTCCCTCTGACCGCGCAGACCGCCGCTCACCGGCCACGCGATCCCACTTCTCCGAGAGCTCTAGCCCCGTGCGCCGACGGGATGCACTCCTCTTACACCTGAGCCCCACTTCTCGCGGCCGGTCCGGGGAGCTCTCGCGAGAGCTCGCGGGCCCGCCGCGCTGACAGGCATCAGCTGTCTCCGTCTGTCTGACGCGCGCTCTCCCTTTCCGCGGCGCCGTGCGtctgcgcgcgcgcgcgctcgcCGGCCGCGACCGGCGCGTGGGAGCCGCTCTTATAGTGACCACCAGCAAGGACAGCGCAGGTGATGCACCTGTAGCTACCCGGACATGCGCACTGCACGCCTCACCTTTCCCACCTCGGGTCTGGAAGATCAAAAGGGCCAGCTATTGTCTGAGGGTAGGCacctttttgggggggagaaaGACAAGATAGAAGCTTGCTAGCCTCTGGGCGGTTTCCCTCCCTCCTacgccgccccccaccccgcgccgCAACTCGAATTGCAAGCCCTGAATATATGCGCATTACTTAGGCACACCTCCTCTCCGGGACGTCTAACAAGCTGTTATATAATGTATACAGCTGGGCATTTGTATGTTAAATTATGCCCGTGCATTCCTCTGTATACGGTATAAATAACACAGAATGCAGAAGATGCTGTCTTTTGCTGCAAGAACCTTTTTCTTTCATGGTTTATAAATAGGTTCCTGGAGAATAATCGCGGTGACAGACATTTGTTTGAAGCAGTCAGATGCTATTGATTTCCATATAATTTAATTTCCTCCGcatactttgttgttgttgttgtgaatATAACTGTGTCAGGGACGACAGTGACAGCCACTTAGGAGCCACACGGAGCGAGTGCTTTCTACCAAGGAATGGCTGTTGAAATGAAATTGTGCATTTCTCTTATTGTTTGTCTCCTTTAACCGTGTACAAACCCACATTTCAAACGCGCTCCGGGTGATCTGAGGCTTCTtgtaatcaaaaggaaaaatagttaacaggGTGTAGTTGGGATCCTTATCTCTCTTCagcgtatacacacacacacacacacacacacacacacacacacacacacacacacacacacactatgctGGAAACCCCAGGAAAAGGAAATAgcttcagagaaaagggaataaGATGTTGAAGAGAACTTTGCTTTCCCTTCTATCGTTTTGactttttgtctctgtctctctctctgtgtggatgtgtatacatacatagatgAGACAGAATCAACCGGTTTATAGGAAAGtgtgattaaaatattaattcaaaccATTTTGAAAGAACTGGGGCCAAGCTCTGGTccagcctttattttttattattgtgaaaTCAAAACCTAAGAAGAATAAATCAATTAGCCAACCTGCTATATGGCCTTTATGTGGCAGGCAGATCAAGGGCCTCCCGAGGGAACGTGCTCGAGTCCCCAGGGACTCAGCGCTTGCCCGGGGTGATAATAATAGCCCAGATGTTATCACATCTGCGGCGAGAGATCTGGAGAGCCGCAAGGGGCTGCTTATGGGAGGCGGAGATCAGATAAATAATCTTTCTGGGCTCTTCCACACCAAGGAGGTCTGTATTTCCACCAAAGATTAGATCTCTTTTCTATAAAGCTAAATTTGCTTTCGCGTGTAAGACACATTTGGATAAACGCGTGCCTATTTAGCATACACACTACTCAAAATCCAAGACCAGCCCCCAGGCGTCACCCaggcttcttctttcttttcttttctctctacctttccacccagcctcccacccccttgcagagaggggagagaaaaggacGTTCACTTGCTGGTGTGAGAAGGAGCCTCGTTTCCATCCATTACGCGGTCCCCTGGGAGTGCTAAATGCAACATTATCTCTACGGGGAATGGACGGTGAGCAGGACATCGCTGGAGGGAGCGAGTGAGTCCTACGGTAGTCGTCGCACCGGGTGTCCAGGCTTAACTTAATCCTTCCCGACACCCATCGCGGCGCTTCCCCAAGAtcttcggggggggggggttggtgggAGGGGCGGGGAAGAAGGGCCCCTCAGAGGACCCGCGCTTAGATTCTGTCCCCCCGTTCCCCCAGGCAAAAACTGGCTTTTAGGGACCCCAAAGAGTGCAAGggaaacacaaacacaaataGCTCAGGTTTGAGGCCATGGACCCGGAGAAAGCGAGGCAAGCCCCAAAGCTCTCGAAGCTCAACTCAGTTTACCCTCCGACGCTGAGAAGTCACCAATAAATACCTAGCAGGGAAGTCCTTGGCCTGAGATCAAGAGTTCACCATCTCGCTGAGACGCCCCTCCTACTTCACTTCTTTTAGGGACCGGAGACCCTGCCCACCTTAACCAGGTGCCAAGCCTTTGCAAGGGGCAGGGGGCTTTTCCCCCAGGGCCTAGAAATAGGGCCCTGGGTACAATTCCCAGTCACTACTGGGCCCACCAGCCCCACTAATGCATTGATTGGAAACCCATTTGGGGCACATTTGTGTCCATATGGAGCTTAGGAAGTGTGCTTGTCAGAGTGAAAATGCCCTTATGGAACAATACACGTGtgtaggaaggaaaagaaggcagaTGAGCAGGGCATCGAGCAAAACAGCGTTGCCCAACCTAGGGCCAATGGGGGGCAGGCAGGAAGATCACTGAAAGGGTTTCCTGTCTCCCTAAAAAGGAGATGGGGTTTAGACAGAGGGGCCTACTGTCTGTCCCCTCACAAAGCTGTATATCTTGATTCCATCCTCCTCATttcctgaaattatttatttcatccctggctcattttcttttatcctaCTTGCTTTCCTCGAATGCTTGCTGAGCACCAGTCTGGGCCAGTACAAGACACTGGAGATAAAATGAATATGCAGATATACAGGTATCTGCCCTCCAGGTGGAGGCTGTATATGAGCATGGGGCAGCTGCAGGTGAAGGGGTATTTTGTGATACAGATGTGATGACAGTTTTAAGAAATGTGGGGTGAGGTGGCGGAGGATGCTTGGAGAATTACCCTGCCACATTCCCGCTGGGTCTCAGCCCCAGACTAGAGAGTGGGACACTGTGGTGGATCTGTGGGCAGTTACTTTGCCCTTGTCAAGCCTTTCCCTGGTTACTCCAGGGCCGTGAAAGGAAAGGCTGGCCAACTGGGGCCCAGTCCATAAATGTCACTGCTTTGATTTCTGGGTTTGGCAAGTGCGGTCACTAGTTGGCTTCTGCCTGAGTAGTGATGCCCACCCGGGGTCCCAGGCTTGGCACTGATTCCTGGGCaggttttattttcccttcctgtTTAATGACCAATGCAAATTCCCTCCTCCCCGGACCTCATAGCTTTGCATTTTATCAAGAGGGGGATAATGAATGCACAGCTATTGATTTCCAAGGAATTTCTGCCCCCAGGGATAGGGAGTCTATCACATGGATCAGAGACACATTTCTTTCcctcattaattaattttctcctcctcctttggcAGGCCCCACTTCACATTTCCTTTGGCAGCGCCTCTTTCCCGAGCTCAGGGAGCAGACGTGGGCAGGTCGGAGGAGACCGGCCCGCAGAGGCGCTGCGCTGGGGCAGGCACCTTGCGGGTGAACTGTCCTCGCATTTGaccaccccgc comes from the Sus scrofa isolate TJ Tabasco breed Duroc chromosome 11, Sscrofa11.1, whole genome shotgun sequence genome and includes:
- the POU4F1 gene encoding POU domain, class 4, transcription factor 1, giving the protein MMSMNSKQPHFAMHPTLPEHKYPSLHSSSEAIRRACLPTPPLQSNLFASLDETLLARAEALAAVDIAVSQGKSHPFKPDATYHTMNSVPCTSTSTVPLAHHHHHHHHHQALEPGDLLDHISSPSLALMAGAGGAGAAGGGGSAHDGPGGGGGPGGGGGPGGGGPGGGGGGGGPGGGGGGPGGGLLGGSAHPHPHMHGLGHLSHPAAAAAMNMPSGLPHPGLVAAAAHHGAAAAAAAAAAGQVAAASAAAAVVGAAGLASICDSDTDPRELEAFAERFKQRRIKLGVTQADVGSALANLKIPGVGSLSQSTICRFESLTLSHNNMIALKPILQAWLEEAEGAQREKMNKPELFNGGEKKRKRTSIAAPEKRSLEAYFAVQPRPSSEKIAAIAEKLDLKKNVVRVWFCNQRQKQKRMKFSATY